Proteins encoded in a region of the Enoplosus armatus isolate fEnoArm2 chromosome 16, fEnoArm2.hap1, whole genome shotgun sequence genome:
- the LOC139299245 gene encoding uncharacterized protein, whose amino-acid sequence MIQGAVSRAVLCLFCSLLLGVCFPAEGAGAAGPLPTFPPERESGEPDLEDWEWGSGSSLLHLLHSFPADSPFVTETPEKPVNCTQRFWLPPSSPICWENIAGPEEFARSRLLVLQNRAALQAVSTSSGMEEGGSSYEHQAREEVQGIHSDHQSVVETMQTMEKVFVSLEEKRKEGKEQGLLTSMKEHLANTGEAIDGREHMANVLENHFSTVEKTLLNIQLRLNKLFQQ is encoded by the exons ATGATCCAGGGGGCCGTCAGCCGGGCCGTGCTCTGCCTGTTCTGCTCCCTCCTGTTGGGGGTCTGCTTCCCAGCAGAGGGTGCAGGGGCAGCAGGGCCTCTTCCTACTTTTCCCCCTGAACGAGAGTCCGGGGAACCAGACCTTGAGGATTGGGAGTGGGGCTCTGGCTCATCTCTTCTGCACCTGCTCCACAGCTTCCCTGCTGACAGCCCCTTCGTAACAGAGACCCCAGAAAAACCAGTCAACTGCACCCAGCGCTTCTGGTTACCACCGTCCTCTCCGATCTGCTGGGAAAACATAGCCGGACCCGAGGAGTTCGCCAGATCCCGTCTGCTTGTTCTCCAGAACAGGGCTGCCCTGCAGGCTGTGTCCACCTCCAGCGgcatggaggagggagggagctcCTACGAGCACCAAGCCAGAGAGGAGGTCCAGGGGATCCACTCAGACCACCAGAGTGTGGTGGAGACTATGCAGACCATGGAGAAGgtgtttgtctctctggaggagaagaggaaagaggggaaggagCAGGGGCTTCTCACAAG CATGAAGGAGCATCTTGCCAACACAGGAGAGGCCATAGATGGAAGAGAGCACATGGCAAACGTCCTGGAGAATCATTTCTCTACTGTAGAGAAGACTCTGCTTAACATACAGCTTCGACTCAACAAACTCTTCCAACAGTGA